The following are from one region of the Klebsiella aerogenes genome:
- a CDS encoding shikimate dehydrogenase: MVISGNTRLIAHLGYPTASFKAPMIYNPWLAHRQVDVKVVPMGVRAEDYATLVPALFSLTNIVGALVTMPHKIATCGLVDRLSPTAAIAGACNAIRREADGSLRGDMFDGEGFVLGIKRKGFQPQGARALVVGCGGVGSAIAASLAAAGISALTLYDTSSSAAQALAERLHQHYPRLELVLMRRDPAEHDLVVNATPLGMKADDPLPLDVSRLSPRTWVGEVVMSVEYTPLLRAAQARGCPMQRGTDMLFEMIPAYLEFFQLPVATPEQLRERAEMCY, translated from the coding sequence ATGGTGATTAGTGGTAATACGCGGCTGATAGCGCATCTCGGCTATCCGACCGCCAGTTTTAAAGCGCCGATGATTTATAACCCGTGGCTGGCTCATCGGCAGGTGGATGTTAAAGTGGTGCCGATGGGCGTCAGGGCGGAAGACTATGCGACGCTGGTGCCAGCGCTATTTTCACTGACCAACATCGTTGGCGCACTGGTCACCATGCCGCATAAAATCGCCACCTGCGGGCTGGTTGATCGGCTCAGCCCGACGGCGGCGATTGCGGGCGCTTGCAACGCGATTCGCCGCGAGGCCGACGGCAGCCTACGCGGCGATATGTTCGACGGCGAAGGTTTTGTACTGGGGATCAAACGCAAAGGGTTTCAGCCGCAGGGCGCGCGGGCGTTGGTTGTCGGTTGTGGCGGCGTTGGCTCGGCCATCGCCGCGTCGCTGGCGGCGGCTGGGATTAGCGCCTTAACCCTATATGATACCTCTTCGTCAGCCGCACAGGCGCTGGCGGAGCGTCTGCATCAGCATTATCCGCGGCTGGAGCTCGTCCTGATGCGGCGCGATCCCGCCGAACACGATCTGGTGGTCAACGCCACGCCGCTGGGCATGAAAGCGGATGACCCGCTGCCGCTGGATGTATCGCGCCTGTCGCCGCGCACCTGGGTCGGCGAAGTGGTCATGAGCGTGGAATATACTCCGCTACTGCGGGCGGCGCAGGCGCGGGGTTGCCCGATGCAACGCGGCACCGACATGTTGTTTGAGATGATCCCCGCCTATCTCGAATTCTTCCAGCTCCCGGTGGCCACGCCGGAACAGCTGCGAGAACGGGCGGAAATGTGCTACTGA
- a CDS encoding iron ABC transporter permease: protein MRSNAYWTLLHGGLAAATLFIAVASLCLGQYPLSLGDVFHQLTSWASGDGVAGQIVWSVRLPRVVMALLAGGALGLCGATLQGVFQNPLVDPHIIGVTSGSAFGGTLAILLGFDTVLMMGSTFFFGLAALALVYLIATLQGRESTLVLILSGIILSGFFAALVSLMQYLADTEETLPNIVFWLLGSFATANWHKVLIMALPVAAAAAVLLALRWRINLLALEDKDARGLGISLGALRRGVLVCCAVLVAAQVAVSGSIAWVGLVIPHLARLLVGADHRRLLPTAFWLGGAFMVVVDDLARTLTQAEIPIGIITALLGAPLFTFLLMQSRRRGVVQ from the coding sequence ATGCGCAGTAATGCTTACTGGACGTTGCTCCACGGCGGACTGGCGGCGGCGACGCTGTTTATCGCCGTCGCTTCGTTATGTCTGGGGCAGTACCCTCTCAGCCTGGGCGACGTTTTTCACCAGTTGACGTCATGGGCGTCCGGCGACGGCGTCGCCGGGCAGATTGTCTGGTCGGTCAGGCTCCCCCGGGTGGTAATGGCGTTACTGGCTGGCGGCGCGCTGGGGCTGTGCGGCGCGACCTTACAGGGCGTGTTCCAGAATCCGCTGGTCGACCCACATATCATCGGCGTGACCTCAGGCTCCGCCTTCGGCGGTACGCTGGCGATCCTGCTGGGATTCGACACCGTACTGATGATGGGTTCCACCTTCTTCTTCGGCCTCGCCGCACTGGCGCTGGTCTATCTGATCGCCACGCTGCAGGGACGTGAAAGCACGTTGGTGCTGATCCTCTCCGGCATTATCCTCAGCGGCTTTTTTGCCGCACTGGTGAGCCTGATGCAGTACCTCGCCGACACCGAAGAAACACTGCCGAATATCGTCTTCTGGCTGCTCGGCAGCTTCGCCACCGCCAACTGGCACAAAGTGCTGATCATGGCGCTGCCGGTAGCCGCAGCCGCCGCGGTTCTGTTAGCGCTGCGCTGGCGTATTAATCTGTTGGCGCTGGAAGACAAAGACGCGCGTGGGCTGGGGATTTCGCTCGGCGCATTGCGTCGCGGTGTGTTGGTCTGCTGCGCGGTGCTGGTTGCCGCGCAGGTCGCGGTGAGCGGCAGTATCGCCTGGGTTGGGCTGGTGATCCCGCATCTGGCGCGGCTGCTGGTCGGCGCCGATCATCGCCGCCTGCTGCCGACGGCCTTCTGGCTCGGCGGCGCGTTTATGGTGGTGGTGGACGATCTGGCGCGCACCTTAACCCAGGCGGAAATTCCGATCGGCATCATCACCGCCCTGCTCGGCGCGCCGCTGTTTACCTTTTTGTTGATGCAGTCCCGCCGTAGAGGAGTGGTCCAATGA
- a CDS encoding MFS transporter: MNSYSHNQATAADTATTALRSRRRIGILALLAVGTMINYLDRTVLGIAAPQLTAELGIDAAVMGIVFSAFAWTYALAQIPGGMFLDRFGNKVTYFLSLAMWSLFTLFHGMAVGLKTLLLCRFGLGVSEAPCFPVNSRVVSAWFPQQERAKATAVYTVGEYLGLACFSPLLFWIMGSFGWRALFISVGVVGMLFAMVWWRCYREPHEDNRLSQSEREHILSGGGIATRSDQHTEFSWPLVRQLLAKRQIIGASVGQFAGNTVLVFFLTWFPTYLATERHMAWLKVGFFAILPFLAAAGGVMFGGWVSDKLLKATGSANLGRKLPIVVGLLMASSIISANWLSSDLAVILVMSFAFFGQGMVGLGWTLISDIAPQGLGGLTGGLFNFCANLAGILTPLIIGFIVAASGSFFYALVYIGGAALLGVVAYLFILGDVKRIELSQ, encoded by the coding sequence ATGAACTCTTATAGCCATAACCAAGCGACGGCGGCGGATACCGCGACCACTGCGCTTCGCTCCCGGCGGCGTATCGGGATCCTGGCGCTGCTGGCCGTCGGCACGATGATTAACTATCTCGACCGCACGGTACTTGGGATCGCCGCACCGCAACTGACCGCCGAGCTCGGCATTGATGCCGCGGTAATGGGCATTGTCTTTTCGGCGTTTGCCTGGACCTACGCGCTGGCGCAAATCCCCGGCGGGATGTTCCTCGACCGCTTCGGCAATAAAGTGACCTATTTCCTGTCATTAGCGATGTGGTCGCTATTTACCTTATTTCACGGTATGGCGGTGGGGCTGAAGACGCTGCTGCTGTGCCGCTTCGGGCTCGGTGTGAGCGAAGCGCCCTGTTTCCCGGTGAACAGCCGGGTGGTCAGCGCCTGGTTTCCGCAGCAGGAACGCGCCAAGGCCACTGCGGTATATACCGTTGGCGAATATCTCGGGCTGGCCTGCTTCTCGCCGCTGCTGTTCTGGATCATGGGCAGCTTTGGCTGGCGCGCGCTGTTTATCAGCGTTGGGGTTGTCGGCATGCTGTTCGCCATGGTGTGGTGGCGCTGCTATCGCGAACCGCATGAAGATAACCGCCTGAGCCAGAGCGAACGCGAACATATTCTCAGCGGCGGCGGTATTGCCACCCGCAGCGACCAGCACACCGAATTTAGCTGGCCGCTGGTGCGCCAGTTGTTGGCGAAACGGCAGATCATCGGCGCCAGCGTGGGCCAGTTCGCGGGTAATACCGTGCTGGTCTTCTTCCTGACCTGGTTTCCGACCTACCTGGCCACCGAGCGGCACATGGCGTGGTTGAAGGTGGGTTTCTTTGCCATTCTGCCGTTTCTCGCGGCGGCAGGCGGGGTGATGTTCGGCGGCTGGGTTTCCGACAAGCTGCTGAAAGCGACCGGTTCGGCCAATCTGGGGCGTAAGTTGCCGATCGTCGTCGGCCTGTTGATGGCCAGCAGCATCATTTCCGCCAACTGGCTGTCCAGCGATCTGGCGGTCATTCTGGTGATGTCCTTCGCCTTCTTTGGTCAGGGGATGGTGGGTCTTGGCTGGACGTTGATCTCCGACATCGCCCCGCAGGGGCTCGGCGGCTTAACCGGCGGCTTATTTAATTTCTGCGCCAACCTGGCGGGGATCCTCACGCCGCTGATTATCGGTTTTATCGTCGCCGCTTCCGGCAGCTTCTTCTATGCGCTGGTTTATATCGGTGGGGCGGCGCTGCTGGGCGTCGTGGCGTATCTGTTTATCCTTGGCGATGTCAAACGCATCGAACTTTCGCAGTAA
- a CDS encoding TetR/AcrR family transcriptional regulator produces the protein MSLVAHDEAQSLKARIFSAAISVFAEYGLPGARMEQIATEAQTTKRMVVYYFKSKEQLYQAVLQHVYAQIRDTEQQLGLEHLPPVEALAQLVKWSVRYHATHADYMRVICMENMQRGKWLKSSGELKPLNRTALSIIEDILQRGQQQGIFQAGLEARDVHRLISSFSFYQVSNFYTFSSLYLDDPLPEIDDDAMVSHHCDIAVKAVIRFVIS, from the coding sequence ATGTCCCTCGTTGCTCATGATGAAGCACAATCTCTGAAAGCGCGGATCTTCAGCGCCGCCATCAGCGTCTTCGCCGAATACGGTCTTCCCGGCGCGCGCATGGAGCAGATAGCGACTGAGGCGCAAACCACCAAACGCATGGTGGTCTACTACTTCAAGAGCAAAGAGCAGCTGTACCAGGCGGTACTTCAACATGTGTATGCGCAGATCCGCGACACGGAACAACAACTGGGGCTGGAGCACCTGCCGCCGGTCGAGGCGCTGGCGCAGCTGGTGAAATGGAGCGTGCGTTATCACGCCACTCATGCCGACTATATGCGGGTTATCTGCATGGAGAATATGCAGCGCGGCAAGTGGCTGAAAAGCTCCGGGGAATTGAAACCGTTGAATCGCACCGCGCTGTCGATTATCGAGGATATTCTACAGCGCGGCCAGCAACAGGGTATTTTCCAGGCCGGGCTGGAAGCGCGCGATGTGCATCGCCTGATCAGCAGCTTCAGCTTCTATCAGGTGTCAAACTTTTACACCTTCAGTAGCCTGTATCTCGACGACCCGTTACCGGAAATTGACGACGACGCGATGGTCTCCCATCACTGCGACATTGCGGTAAAAGCGGTGATTCGCTTTGTGATCTCTTAA
- a CDS encoding ABC transporter ATP-binding protein — protein sequence MNMSLSLEALRYGHRQPLFAPLTIQCQPGEIWAVLGANGRGKSTLLDTLTGVLPPLGGQVNVEGGIAIVPQSFRPAFSWLVRDVVLMGRARHVDLFAQPGPEDERQVQQALAQLGIAVLANQVFRALSGGQQQLALIARALVGASQNILLDEPCSALDLANQQVVLQLISNLAHQQARTVVFTTHDPTHALQIASHTLLLLPDGEWLAGESASILSEAHLQRAYGLPVHKIDHPGCAVPLLAPQFTIHR from the coding sequence ATGAATATGTCTTTATCACTGGAAGCCTTGCGCTACGGTCACCGCCAGCCGCTATTCGCCCCACTGACCATACAGTGCCAACCCGGCGAGATCTGGGCGGTGCTGGGCGCTAACGGCCGCGGTAAAAGTACGTTGCTGGATACCCTGACTGGTGTACTACCGCCGCTGGGTGGACAGGTTAACGTCGAAGGCGGCATTGCCATTGTGCCGCAGTCGTTCCGCCCGGCGTTCAGTTGGCTGGTACGCGATGTGGTACTGATGGGCCGCGCCCGCCATGTCGATCTGTTCGCCCAGCCGGGGCCCGAAGATGAACGGCAGGTTCAGCAGGCGCTGGCGCAGTTGGGGATCGCCGTGCTGGCGAATCAGGTGTTCCGCGCCCTTTCCGGTGGCCAGCAGCAGCTGGCGCTGATTGCTCGCGCGCTGGTCGGCGCCAGCCAGAATATCCTGCTGGACGAACCCTGTTCGGCGCTGGACCTGGCTAATCAGCAGGTCGTGCTTCAGTTGATTAGCAATCTTGCTCATCAGCAGGCACGCACCGTGGTGTTCACCACCCATGACCCGACCCACGCTTTGCAAATAGCCAGTCACACGCTGCTGCTATTGCCGGACGGCGAATGGCTGGCGGGCGAGTCGGCTTCAATACTCAGCGAAGCGCACCTGCAGCGCGCCTACGGCCTGCCGGTGCATAAAATCGACCATCCCGGCTGTGCAGTGCCGCTACTGGCGCCGCAGTTTACGATCCATCGCTAA
- a CDS encoding substrate-binding domain-containing protein has translation MMTPSLTLLAAGSLKSAFLPLLARFQQYYGIQVEAQFGPAGLLRERIERGERCSLFASANTEHPQALLQTGLAKTCCSFAANQLMLTARCSPATNRADWLTLLTNPQLRLATSTPGCDPSGDYTWQLFARLEEGYPGVGHALMGRAQQLVGGRESLSVPTGVTAGAWLIDENLADLFIGYAHYAAQMAASATRRTLAIPAPWNVRCEYQLARMEESDAARQLCRFIVGEEGQAYLRAAGFLPVSDGS, from the coding sequence ATGATGACTCCTTCATTGACGCTGCTGGCGGCGGGAAGCCTGAAAAGTGCTTTTCTCCCGCTGCTGGCGCGTTTTCAGCAATACTACGGCATTCAGGTCGAGGCGCAGTTCGGCCCGGCCGGTCTGCTGCGCGAGCGCATTGAACGCGGCGAGCGCTGCTCGCTGTTTGCCTCGGCCAATACCGAACACCCTCAGGCGTTATTACAAACCGGGCTGGCGAAAACCTGCTGCTCGTTTGCCGCCAATCAACTGATGCTGACCGCGCGTTGCTCGCCTGCAACCAATCGCGCCGACTGGCTGACGCTACTCACTAATCCCCAGCTGCGGCTGGCGACCTCGACGCCGGGCTGCGATCCCTCGGGCGATTATACCTGGCAGCTATTTGCCCGCCTTGAAGAAGGTTATCCGGGCGTGGGTCACGCGTTGATGGGCAGGGCGCAACAACTCGTTGGCGGTCGCGAGTCGCTGAGCGTGCCAACAGGCGTGACCGCGGGCGCGTGGCTGATCGACGAAAACCTTGCCGACCTGTTTATCGGCTATGCCCACTATGCGGCGCAGATGGCGGCAAGTGCGACGCGGCGTACGTTAGCGATCCCCGCGCCGTGGAATGTTCGCTGCGAGTATCAGTTAGCGCGGATGGAGGAGAGCGATGCCGCGCGACAATTGTGCCGTTTTATCGTCGGCGAGGAAGGGCAGGCGTATTTGCGCGCCGCAGGCTTTTTACCGGTTAGCGATGGATCGTAA
- a CDS encoding TIM barrel protein, whose product MLRSIATVSISGTLPEKLHAIAAAGYQGVEIFENDLLYYTGTPGDIRNLAAELGLKITLFQPFRDFEGASRAQFAANLQRAKRKFALMRELGCDTLLLCSNVQPDCSADIELQVADLRALADLAEQEGMVIGYEALAWGTHVNRWRQAWERVKRVDSPALGIVLDSFHILSLGDDLTGLDSVPVEKITFLQLADAPLMKMDVLEWSRHFRCFPGQGQLPLVAFTSELTRCGYRGPWSLEIFNDSFRASPNGATAKDGYRSLQWLEEQTRRHLPDSDAALFSPSALPQYVGLEFIEFAASPAESTALGQRLSQLGFQLQGKHRSKQVSLWRNGGARVIVNAQPHSWADHFHQRHGVSLCAMALRVSRSAPLVERARAYGYATWQGDAGPNESSIPAICAPDGSLIYLIETGDDIYARDFHLQPAATRDDYHGIDHLALGMEADSRDNWIVFFRTVFGFSLEHEQTLPDPYGLVRSLAVHSPQGDIRLALNISQSRATQIARSVACYQGAGLQHAAFACRDLPATLDSLPQVSLNALPIPANYYEDLLARFGGQPQVETLKRLQILYDRDACGGEFLHLYTRPFSTGRFFFELTERRDGYTQYGAVNAAVRLSAMQYR is encoded by the coding sequence ATGCTGCGCTCCATTGCCACCGTTTCGATTTCCGGTACCTTACCTGAAAAGCTGCATGCGATTGCCGCTGCGGGTTATCAGGGCGTTGAAATTTTTGAAAACGATCTGCTCTATTATACGGGCACGCCAGGCGATATCCGCAACCTCGCCGCCGAATTGGGGCTGAAAATCACGCTTTTTCAACCATTTCGCGATTTCGAAGGCGCCAGTCGCGCACAGTTTGCCGCCAATTTGCAGCGGGCGAAGCGGAAATTCGCTCTGATGCGCGAGCTGGGGTGCGATACCCTGCTGCTGTGTAGCAATGTCCAGCCGGACTGTTCCGCCGATATCGAATTGCAAGTCGCCGATTTGCGCGCGCTGGCCGACCTCGCCGAGCAAGAGGGGATGGTGATTGGCTATGAAGCGCTGGCGTGGGGAACGCACGTTAACCGTTGGCGCCAGGCCTGGGAGCGGGTTAAACGGGTCGATAGCCCGGCGCTGGGGATTGTGCTCGACAGCTTCCATATCCTGTCGCTTGGCGATGACTTAACCGGCCTTGATAGTGTGCCGGTAGAGAAAATCACTTTCCTGCAACTAGCCGACGCGCCGTTGATGAAGATGGATGTGCTGGAGTGGAGCCGCCATTTCCGCTGTTTCCCGGGACAGGGGCAGCTGCCGTTGGTGGCGTTCACCAGCGAGCTGACGCGTTGTGGCTACCGTGGCCCGTGGTCACTGGAAATTTTTAACGACAGCTTTCGCGCCTCGCCTAACGGCGCGACGGCAAAAGATGGCTACCGTTCGCTGCAGTGGCTGGAAGAGCAGACCCGCCGGCATCTCCCGGATAGCGATGCCGCGCTGTTCTCACCGTCGGCGTTACCGCAGTATGTTGGACTGGAGTTTATCGAGTTCGCCGCCAGTCCGGCGGAGTCTACGGCGCTTGGCCAACGCCTGTCGCAGCTGGGCTTTCAATTGCAGGGCAAACACCGTTCGAAACAGGTTTCGCTGTGGCGCAACGGCGGCGCACGGGTGATTGTTAACGCGCAGCCGCACAGCTGGGCGGATCATTTTCACCAGCGCCACGGCGTCTCGCTGTGCGCGATGGCGTTGCGGGTCAGCCGTAGCGCGCCGCTGGTGGAACGCGCCCGCGCCTACGGCTATGCCACCTGGCAGGGCGATGCTGGTCCTAACGAAAGTTCGATCCCGGCGATTTGCGCGCCGGACGGCAGCCTTATTTACTTGATTGAAACCGGTGATGATATCTACGCCCGCGATTTTCATCTGCAGCCAGCGGCGACGCGCGACGATTACCACGGCATCGACCATCTGGCCTTGGGCATGGAGGCCGATAGCCGTGACAACTGGATTGTCTTTTTCCGCACCGTTTTCGGTTTCAGTCTCGAACATGAACAGACGTTACCGGATCCCTACGGGCTGGTGCGCAGCCTGGCGGTGCATAGCCCGCAGGGCGATATCCGCCTGGCGCTGAATATTTCGCAGAGCCGCGCCACGCAGATCGCGCGTTCCGTCGCCTGTTATCAGGGCGCCGGGCTGCAGCATGCCGCCTTCGCCTGCCGCGATCTGCCCGCGACGCTCGATAGCCTGCCGCAGGTTTCGCTGAACGCGTTGCCGATCCCGGCCAACTATTATGAGGATTTGCTGGCGCGCTTTGGCGGCCAGCCGCAGGTAGAGACGCTTAAACGCCTGCAAATCCTCTATGATCGCGACGCCTGCGGCGGCGAATTCCTGCATCTTTATACCCGTCCGTTTTCGACTGGGCGCTTCTTCTTTGAATTGACCGAACGCCGCGACGGCTACACCCAGTACGGCGCGGTGAATGCCGCCGTTCGTCTTTCGGCCATGCAGTACCGTTAA